A genomic stretch from Budorcas taxicolor isolate Tak-1 chromosome 15, Takin1.1, whole genome shotgun sequence includes:
- the LOC128059943 gene encoding olfactory receptor 4X2-like gives MAKTHNVTEFIFLGLSPSPEVQKACFVIFLLLYTAIVLGNFLIVLTVMSSRSLGSPMYFFLSYLSFVEICYASTTAPRLISDLLAERKAIPLWGCMTQVFFIHLFGGTEAFLLTVMAYDCYVAICKPLSYTTIMSRQACAVLVGAAWVGGFVHSLAQILLVFRLPFCGPNVIDHYFCDMLPLLKLACSDTVLIGLLIVANGGTLSVTSFVVLLASYVVILLHLRSRSSAGRRKSLSTCGAHVTVVTLFFGPCIFIYLRPSTTLSVDKTVAVFYTVITPLLNPVIYSLRNAEVRKAVKRLWIRAVKVEERERLSLGVDPWVYNDGE, from the coding sequence ATGGCTAAAACACACAATGTGACAGAATTCATTTTCCTGGGACTTTCTCCCAGTCCAGAGGTGCAGAAAGCCTGCTTTGTGATATTTCTGCTCCTGTACACAGCCATTGTGCTGGGGAATTTCCTCATTGTCCTCACTGTCATGAGCAGCAGAAGCCTTGGctcccccatgtacttcttcctgagCTACCTGTCCTTTGTGGAGATCTGCTATGCCTCGACGACAGCCCCCAGACTCATCTCAGATCTGCTGGCTGAGAGGAAAGCCATCCCTCTGTGGGGCTGCATGACACAGGTTTTCTTTATCCACTTGTTTGGTGGCACTGAGGCTTTCCTGCTCACTGTGATGGCCTATGACTGCtacgtggccatctgcaagcccctCAGCTACACCACCATCATGAGCCGGCAGGCGTGTGCCGTCCTGGTGGGCGCAGCATGGGTGGGGGGCTTTGTGCATTCCTTGGCCCAAATCCTTCTTGTCTTCCGCTTGCCCTTCTGTGGCCCCAATGTGATCGACCACTATTTCTGTGACATGCTTCCCCTGCTCAAACTTGCCTGCTCTGACACCGTCCTCATTGGCCTTCTGATCGTTGCCAATGGGGGGACCCTGTCTGTGACCAGCTTCGTGGTCCTCTTAGCCTCCTATGTGGTCATCTTGCTCCATCTGAGGAGTCGGAGCTCCGCGGGGCGGCGCAAGTCCCTGTCCACCTGTGGGGCCCATGTCACTGTGGTCACCTTGTTCTTTGGGCCCTGCATCTTCATCTATCTGAGACCCTCTACCACCCTGTCTGTGGACAAGACGGTGGCCGTGTTCTACACGGTGATCACCCCACTGCTCAACCCTGTCATCTACTCCCTGAGAAATGCTGAAGTGAGGAAGGCTGTGAAGAGGCTGTGGATCAGAGCAGTGAAAGTagaagagagggagaggctgAGCCTTGGTGTTGATCCTTGGGTTTACAATGATGGTGAATAA